A genomic region of uncultured Roseibium sp. contains the following coding sequences:
- a CDS encoding DUF2293 domain-containing protein, which produces MSGGTKRQKEMRKALRILAPRIPMSDAEAILGIALSAHLRHLPPSIALWQATTSHVRHALTEYDTLLEEGYDRDAARFFVVQTMNDVLSDWGCNKEVSADPDPSG; this is translated from the coding sequence TTGAGCGGCGGTACAAAGCGGCAGAAGGAGATGCGCAAGGCCCTGCGTATCCTTGCACCCAGGATCCCGATGAGCGACGCGGAAGCCATACTCGGCATCGCGCTCTCCGCCCACCTGCGACATCTGCCGCCGTCGATCGCGCTCTGGCAGGCAACCACCAGTCACGTCCGGCACGCGCTGACCGAGTACGATACGCTTCTGGAAGAGGGTTATGACCGGGATGCGGCCCGTTTTTTTGTTGTCCAGACGATGAACGACGTTCTCAGTGACTGGGGGTGCAACAAAGAGGTCTCGGCCGACCCGGACCCGTCAGGCTGA
- a CDS encoding EAL domain-containing protein, giving the protein MEKIRVFLRWMSIDPRHPEIAQAQYNELKTQIPSLYALLMVNAIAVAYTHYDVAPVYLTVGVLVPMLVLTSIRMVAWIRARHITLGPEDAIRKMRQTVILGSVMAAIYITWSLALDGYGGPEERGHVALFIAITVIGCIFCLMNLPQAAFAVMFIVTVPYLVYYIRQDQDVYFAIAMNIFLVCLVVLQVLISGYRGFCKLVQSQSDLAAKQRETERLNAENARLAQTDALTDLPNRRYFFNRLEALIREVEGSETRFAVGVVDLDRFKPINDTYGHQLGDQLLMEVGDRLKALDAQNIEVCRLGGDEFGFLFHGDTSEAANAGQSICNLITEPYRIGDLNLSVGASCGIAVYPDAGKSAHALFDRSDYALYNSKTTSRGHTTVYSEEHEARIRSERAIETALQNANLDAEFQVYFQPVVSLPDKTVVGFEALARWHSPVLKSVPPDRFIAVAERTGQINRLTLSLFEKAVRQIRDLPGDLSLSFNLSAQDITSAVTVHALLDAIERHGVNPRLITFEITETSVIGSYEAAEECLQTLRSAGVKLALDDFGTGYSSLGYLHRLPIDCVKVDRSFVAGIHEPVASGVITSIINLCRSMEMLCVVEGVEDRTQLDLLSALRCNLVQGYHFAPPLPFEQILESARANGTVAGLALSSTDGMEELRLSSA; this is encoded by the coding sequence ATGGAAAAAATCCGGGTTTTTCTGAGATGGATGTCGATAGACCCGCGCCATCCGGAAATCGCGCAAGCGCAGTACAACGAACTGAAAACCCAGATCCCCTCCCTTTACGCGCTACTCATGGTGAATGCGATTGCCGTCGCGTATACCCATTACGACGTGGCGCCCGTCTACCTCACCGTCGGCGTTCTGGTGCCGATGCTCGTTCTCACAAGCATTCGCATGGTCGCCTGGATCCGCGCCAGGCACATCACCCTGGGCCCGGAAGACGCCATTCGGAAAATGCGCCAGACGGTCATTCTGGGGAGCGTGATGGCGGCCATCTACATCACCTGGTCGCTTGCTCTCGACGGCTATGGCGGTCCGGAAGAACGCGGCCACGTGGCGCTCTTCATCGCGATCACCGTGATCGGCTGCATATTCTGCCTGATGAACCTGCCACAGGCCGCTTTTGCGGTCATGTTCATCGTCACAGTGCCCTATCTGGTCTACTACATCCGGCAGGATCAGGACGTCTATTTCGCGATCGCGATGAACATCTTTCTGGTCTGCCTGGTCGTGCTCCAGGTTCTGATCAGCGGCTACCGGGGCTTTTGCAAGCTGGTGCAGTCACAGTCCGACCTTGCCGCCAAGCAGCGGGAAACCGAACGCCTGAATGCGGAAAATGCACGCCTTGCCCAGACCGATGCACTCACCGACCTTCCCAATCGCCGCTATTTCTTCAACCGGCTCGAGGCACTGATCCGTGAGGTTGAGGGAAGCGAAACCAGGTTCGCTGTCGGTGTCGTCGATCTGGACCGGTTCAAGCCGATCAACGACACATACGGGCACCAGCTCGGTGACCAGCTTCTGATGGAAGTCGGCGATCGGCTCAAGGCGCTGGATGCTCAGAATATCGAGGTCTGCAGGCTCGGAGGCGACGAATTCGGCTTCCTGTTCCACGGCGATACCAGCGAGGCAGCGAATGCCGGCCAGTCGATCTGCAACCTGATCACCGAGCCATACAGGATCGGAGACCTGAACCTTTCCGTCGGCGCGTCCTGCGGCATTGCGGTATATCCGGACGCCGGAAAAAGCGCCCACGCCCTTTTCGACCGCTCCGACTATGCGCTTTACAATTCCAAGACGACCTCACGCGGCCATACGACTGTTTATTCGGAAGAGCACGAGGCGCGGATCCGTTCGGAGCGGGCGATCGAGACGGCTCTGCAGAACGCCAATCTGGACGCGGAGTTTCAGGTCTATTTCCAGCCTGTCGTCTCCCTGCCCGACAAAACGGTGGTCGGATTCGAAGCCCTGGCAAGATGGCACAGTCCGGTCCTGAAAAGCGTCCCCCCGGATCGTTTCATCGCGGTTGCGGAACGGACCGGTCAGATCAACCGTCTCACCTTGTCGCTGTTTGAAAAGGCCGTCCGGCAGATCAGGGACTTGCCTGGAGACCTCAGTCTTTCCTTCAACCTGTCCGCCCAGGACATCACATCTGCGGTGACCGTGCATGCGCTGCTCGACGCCATCGAACGTCACGGCGTCAATCCACGGCTCATCACCTTCGAAATCACCGAGACCTCGGTCATCGGCAGTTACGAAGCCGCCGAGGAATGCCTGCAGACATTGCGCAGTGCAGGTGTCAAACTGGCCCTGGACGATTTCGGCACCGGCTACTCGAGTCTTGGTTATCTGCACCGTCTGCCGATCGACTGCGTCAAGGTCGACCGCAGTTTTGTCGCCGGCATACACGAACCCGTCGCAAGCGGCGTGATCACGTCGATCATCAATCTTTGCCGCTCGATGGAAATGCTCTGTGTCGTGGAAGGTGTCGAGGACCGGACACAGCTCGACCTGCTGTCGGCCCTGCGCTGCAATCTGGTTCAGGGTTACCACTTCGCCCCGCCATTGCCGTTCGAGCAGATCCTGGAAAGCGCTCGCGCAAACGGCACGGTTGCCGGTCTCGCGCTCTCCAGCACGGACGGCATGGAAGAACTGAGACTGTCCAGCGCCTGA
- a CDS encoding metalloregulator ArsR/SmtB family transcription factor, which produces MADRTRTRLLNALKSSGPQTAADLADNLNVTSVAVRQHLDGMHGEGLVDFEDVKGSVGRPKRVWGLTAAGHQQFPDSHSTLIIGLLDGLSDLYGEDGLENLIAHREAKTGKLYRKAMRRAADLGSRVELLADLRSREGYMAEVIREDGGFLLVENHCSICAAATACQGFCRSELALFKDVLGPEATVERIEHLLSGDRRCMYRITPCEGADTSE; this is translated from the coding sequence ATGGCCGACCGCACGAGAACCCGCCTCCTAAACGCTCTCAAGTCATCGGGCCCGCAAACGGCTGCCGATCTTGCGGACAACCTGAACGTGACATCGGTTGCGGTCCGTCAGCATCTTGACGGAATGCATGGTGAGGGACTTGTCGATTTCGAGGATGTCAAGGGTTCGGTCGGACGTCCGAAACGCGTCTGGGGATTGACTGCGGCCGGACATCAGCAATTTCCCGACAGTCACTCGACCCTGATTATCGGACTGCTGGACGGCCTGTCGGACCTCTATGGCGAAGATGGTCTTGAAAACCTGATTGCGCACCGGGAAGCAAAAACGGGAAAGCTCTACAGGAAGGCCATGCGCCGGGCCGCGGATCTGGGGAGCCGGGTGGAACTTCTCGCGGATCTGCGCAGCCGGGAAGGCTACATGGCGGAGGTTATCCGCGAGGACGGCGGTTTCCTTCTGGTGGAGAACCATTGTTCGATCTGCGCCGCGGCGACGGCCTGCCAGGGGTTTTGCCGGTCGGAGCTCGCGCTCTTCAAGGACGTCCTCGGCCCGGAGGCCACGGTTGAGCGCATTGAGCATCTCTTGTCGGGGGACCGCCGGTGCATGTACAGGATAACACCCTGCGAAGGCGCTGACACCAGCGAGTAG
- a CDS encoding ABC transporter ATP-binding protein, whose product MAFARPIFAGLIERYFRPFETHLKPLELPVTPMPDNGPLRLVWHFARMFRRQLVIVSILAMISSLLGLLGIWAIAFVVDGVTAQGAREFLLGHMWILAGFFVLFVIVSPLVFLLRQTFAFQTVRILLPAAMRWQAHKAVEMQDLAFFEDTFAGQVASRIAQVTMSVHRQMMLAIETIPFLIIQFGGSFLLLLAMAWPLAVPVFFWIAANVLVAWLAIPTYMQRSAKVAAANSRATGAMTDVYSNIAMVKLFAAEDSEAGAIRKVIGETIDTRHSENRSYILTDSSVYFLNVLLMLAVAVIGFWGLVGNWVTLGDFVAGLTVTRSLSAASSNFISVGQSITSTLGTIKDAMPIMTSRPEIKDRTGAGDLTVTQGQIRFDAVSFAYQKDRKPVLENFDLTIAPGERVGLVGLSGAGKSTVIALLMRLRDVSEGSIAIDDQDIREVTQESLRRQIGVVTQDISLLNRSIRDNIRYGKPAASDAEVMAAARASEAEAFISEQKDSKERAGLDAHVGDRGVKLSGGQRQRITIARVLLKDAPILILDEATSALDSEAELAIQQNLAQMMEGRTTLAVAHRLSTIAAMDRLVVMDGGRIIEEGTHRDLLARGGLYATLWERQSGGFLAHAAE is encoded by the coding sequence GTGGCTTTTGCCAGACCGATTTTTGCTGGCTTGATCGAGCGTTACTTCCGTCCGTTCGAAACGCACTTGAAGCCGCTGGAACTGCCGGTCACCCCGATGCCCGACAACGGGCCCTTGAGGCTGGTCTGGCATTTCGCGAGGATGTTCCGCAGGCAACTCGTCATTGTCTCGATCCTGGCAATGATCTCGTCGCTGCTCGGACTTCTGGGGATCTGGGCAATCGCGTTTGTCGTTGACGGCGTGACAGCCCAGGGAGCGCGGGAGTTCCTTCTCGGTCACATGTGGATCCTGGCCGGTTTCTTCGTCCTGTTCGTCATCGTCAGTCCGCTGGTCTTCCTGTTGCGGCAGACATTCGCCTTTCAGACCGTCCGTATTCTCCTGCCCGCTGCCATGCGCTGGCAGGCGCACAAGGCCGTCGAGATGCAGGATCTCGCCTTCTTCGAGGACACGTTCGCGGGGCAGGTCGCCTCGCGCATTGCCCAGGTGACGATGTCGGTCCATCGCCAGATGATGCTGGCAATCGAGACGATCCCCTTTCTGATCATCCAGTTCGGCGGTTCGTTCCTGTTGCTCCTTGCGATGGCGTGGCCACTGGCGGTGCCGGTGTTCTTCTGGATCGCCGCGAATGTTCTGGTCGCCTGGCTGGCAATCCCGACCTACATGCAGCGCTCCGCCAAGGTCGCGGCCGCCAACTCCCGCGCCACGGGCGCCATGACCGATGTCTATTCCAACATTGCGATGGTGAAGCTGTTTGCCGCAGAAGACTCAGAGGCCGGCGCGATCCGCAAGGTGATCGGCGAAACGATCGATACCAGGCACAGCGAAAACCGGTCCTATATCCTGACCGACAGCAGCGTCTATTTCCTCAACGTGCTCCTGATGCTGGCGGTTGCCGTGATCGGCTTCTGGGGGCTTGTCGGGAACTGGGTCACGCTCGGCGACTTCGTGGCCGGGCTGACGGTAACAAGGTCGCTGTCGGCGGCCTCTTCCAACTTCATCAGTGTCGGACAGTCCATCACCAGCACGCTCGGCACGATCAAGGATGCGATGCCGATCATGACCAGCAGGCCCGAGATAAAGGACCGTACGGGTGCTGGAGACCTCACCGTGACGCAGGGACAGATCCGCTTCGATGCGGTTTCATTTGCCTATCAGAAGGATCGCAAACCGGTTCTGGAGAACTTCGACCTGACCATCGCCCCGGGCGAGCGCGTCGGTCTGGTCGGTCTTTCAGGCGCGGGCAAGTCGACGGTGATTGCGTTGCTCATGCGCCTGAGGGACGTATCGGAAGGCAGCATCGCGATCGATGATCAGGATATCAGGGAGGTGACGCAGGAATCGCTGCGCCGGCAGATCGGGGTCGTCACCCAGGACATCTCGCTGCTCAACAGGTCGATCCGCGACAACATTCGCTACGGCAAACCCGCCGCGAGCGACGCCGAAGTGATGGCCGCCGCACGTGCATCGGAGGCCGAGGCTTTCATTTCGGAGCAGAAGGACAGCAAGGAACGGGCCGGACTGGACGCGCATGTCGGTGACAGGGGTGTCAAGCTGTCCGGCGGGCAGCGGCAACGGATCACCATCGCCAGGGTGCTCCTCAAGGACGCACCGATCCTGATCCTTGATGAGGCAACATCCGCGCTCGACAGCGAAGCGGAACTCGCCATTCAGCAGAACCTGGCTCAGATGATGGAAGGCAGGACCACGCTCGCGGTGGCTCACCGGTTATCGACCATCGCGGCAATGGACAGGCTCGTGGTCATGGATGGCGGCCGCATCATCGAAGAGGGAACGCACCGCGATCTTCTGGCACGCGGCGGTCTCTACGCCACCTTGTGGGAACGCCAGTCGGGCGGTTTCCTGGCGCACGCGGCCGAATAG
- a CDS encoding helix-turn-helix domain-containing protein: MDKRERAELFRERLSDAIRNRDMNRSDLARGANLDRSTVSQLLSEDAPRLPNGQALASISTALGVSADWLLGLSTHRGAAAEILDQAVQIAETDRHPVDEHLLAWYRDAVGAKIRHVPANLPDVLKTDAVLAYEYAGETLRTADQAITGTRDQRALLGRAESDMEIALSKEALEAFARGEGLWSGLSPDERREQLEVMGKSLSDLYPSLRLHLFGATDRYSSPFTVFGQKWAALYLGQRYLAFSNTRHIQLFASHFDDLVRHAVVRSHEAGTFVSRLAEDV, from the coding sequence ATGGACAAGCGAGAACGCGCAGAACTCTTCCGTGAGCGGCTTTCGGATGCCATCCGCAACCGCGACATGAACCGGAGCGATCTTGCGCGCGGCGCAAATCTGGACCGCTCCACCGTCTCGCAGCTCCTGTCCGAGGATGCGCCGCGCCTGCCGAATGGCCAGGCGCTGGCGTCGATTTCCACGGCGCTTGGCGTGTCAGCGGACTGGCTCCTCGGTCTGTCGACCCATCGCGGGGCTGCGGCGGAGATCCTCGATCAGGCGGTTCAGATTGCCGAAACCGACCGGCATCCGGTCGATGAACACCTTTTGGCCTGGTACCGCGACGCCGTCGGGGCGAAGATCCGGCACGTTCCGGCAAATCTCCCAGATGTTCTGAAAACGGATGCGGTGCTGGCCTATGAGTATGCTGGCGAGACGCTCCGGACCGCGGATCAGGCCATCACTGGCACGCGCGACCAGAGAGCGCTGCTCGGACGCGCCGAATCGGACATGGAAATCGCGCTTTCCAAGGAAGCCCTTGAGGCGTTTGCGCGCGGCGAGGGACTTTGGTCCGGTCTTTCGCCCGACGAACGCCGGGAACAGCTGGAGGTCATGGGAAAGAGCCTCTCTGATCTCTATCCCTCCCTGCGATTGCACCTGTTCGGTGCAACGGACCGGTATTCGTCGCCTTTCACGGTTTTCGGCCAGAAATGGGCGGCCCTCTATCTGGGGCAGCGCTATCTCGCCTTTTCCAACACGCGTCACATTCAGCTCTTCGCCAGCCATTTCGATGATCTCGTGAGACATGCCGTCGTCAGGTCGCACGAGGCCGGGACCTTCGTGTCGCGGCTCGCGGAGGATGTCTGA
- a CDS encoding PspA/IM30 family protein — translation MAEGLVARVTRLVSGGVNQLVDSIENTSPETVMAEAIREVDRAVDQVRDELAGVLANKHLANTRLGETTSRHEELQGQIALAVKEGRDDLAEAAIARQLDLEVQIPVLESAVADASREEKELEGYISALQARKREMEAELDNFRRAQQQSATDGAASGAAAPKDSVEGKTRKAEEAFDRVMQGATGLPGTQTPDRADATKLAELEDLARKNRVSERLAALKASAKDG, via the coding sequence ATGGCAGAAGGTCTCGTAGCACGCGTAACGCGTCTGGTCTCCGGCGGTGTGAACCAGTTGGTGGACTCCATTGAAAACACTTCCCCTGAAACCGTCATGGCAGAAGCGATCCGCGAAGTCGACAGGGCCGTCGACCAGGTTCGTGATGAACTGGCCGGTGTTCTTGCGAACAAGCATCTTGCGAACACGCGGCTCGGGGAAACGACCTCGCGTCACGAAGAACTCCAGGGTCAGATAGCTCTGGCGGTGAAAGAGGGGCGCGATGATCTCGCCGAAGCGGCGATCGCTCGGCAGCTCGATCTGGAAGTTCAGATCCCCGTCCTGGAATCCGCCGTCGCGGATGCCAGCCGCGAGGAAAAGGAACTGGAGGGCTACATAAGTGCGCTCCAGGCCCGCAAGCGGGAAATGGAAGCCGAACTCGACAACTTCCGCCGCGCCCAGCAGCAAAGTGCAACGGACGGCGCTGCGTCGGGTGCAGCCGCGCCCAAGGACAGTGTCGAGGGCAAGACCCGCAAGGCAGAAGAAGCCTTCGACCGTGTCATGCAGGGCGCGACCGGTTTGCCGGGGACGCAAACGCCCGACAGGGCCGATGCAACCAAACTTGCCGAACTTGAGGATCTTGCTCGCAAGAACAGGGTTTCGGAACGCCTTGCAGCATTGAAGGCGTCGGCGAAAGACGGTTGA
- a CDS encoding YqiJ family protein — protein sequence MIEFILAGPNTPFAVALGLMIAIALAEGVGTLMGLGLSSMIDSLLPEVDLPDADLPEIDAPDFDADIQGGALPGDLETVAAGTEISGPGQGLFSQILGWLCFGRVPALIILVIFLTGFGLVGYVLQGLVQSVTGFLLPGILASAGAFAGALPFTRVTALGLSRVMPRDESDAVSRQTFVGKPAVIVQGHARQGLPAQARLSDPTGQSHYVLVEPDVEGEVLEQGADIIIVRQQGPHFTAIRNTNATLTGADN from the coding sequence ATGATCGAGTTCATCCTAGCCGGGCCGAACACGCCTTTCGCGGTCGCTCTTGGCCTGATGATTGCGATCGCGCTTGCCGAAGGTGTGGGCACGCTCATGGGACTGGGTCTGTCGAGCATGATCGACAGCCTGCTTCCGGAAGTGGACCTGCCGGATGCCGATCTCCCCGAAATCGACGCGCCGGACTTCGACGCGGACATTCAGGGAGGCGCGCTGCCGGGAGATCTTGAAACAGTGGCGGCGGGAACGGAGATTTCCGGGCCGGGACAGGGGCTCTTCAGCCAGATCCTTGGCTGGCTCTGCTTCGGCCGTGTGCCTGCGCTGATCATTCTGGTGATCTTCCTCACCGGATTTGGCCTCGTCGGCTATGTGCTGCAGGGCCTTGTGCAATCGGTGACCGGCTTCCTCCTGCCGGGTATCCTGGCATCTGCCGGGGCGTTTGCGGGGGCGCTTCCCTTCACGCGGGTAACGGCACTGGGGCTGTCACGGGTGATGCCAAGGGACGAAAGCGATGCCGTCTCGCGGCAGACATTCGTCGGCAAGCCCGCCGTCATCGTTCAGGGGCATGCAAGGCAGGGGCTGCCTGCACAGGCGCGTCTCAGCGATCCGACCGGGCAATCTCACTACGTGCTGGTCGAACCGGATGTGGAAGGCGAGGTGCTCGAGCAGGGCGCGGACATCATCATCGTCCGCCAGCAGGGCCCGCATTTCACCGCGATCCGCAACACGAACGCGACTTTGACCGGCGCTGACAACTGA
- a CDS encoding flotillin domain-containing protein, translated as MDQLISILILVGIGFVALLAIGLIISRLYRRSSKEVSFVRTGFGGQRVIMNGGTLVLPVLHDVIPVNMNTLRLEVRRSNDQALITRDRMRVDVLAEFYVRVQPTIESIANAAQTLGQRTMKPEALRELVEGKFVDALRAVAAEMAMEELHEQRVNFVQKVQAAVSEDILKNGLELESVSLTGLDQTNREYFNPENAFDAEGLTKLTQEIEERRKKRNDIEQETEVQIQRKNLEAEQERLQISREEEFAKLEQQREIEIRRAEQSSLIAKQQAEREREAEEAKILASQKVKEKDIESNQAVTERQIAMDQQVREREISKERTVEAANVDKQKLIELAEQDRDIAVAAKSREKSEAEAEADEARAIAARAAEQVATARETEVAERDKQIELIEARKAAEMDAVAVTVGAEAQKQAAADHAEAVRISAEAEAAKLRIEAQGSAEADKLRAEAEKALYEVEAAGQRAINEAANLLSPDQIAMQVRVKLLEQLPEIIAESVKPMEQIDGIKIIQVDGMTGGAGAAASGVGPNGGGGGNLADQMVSSALKYRSQAPLLDAMMKEVGLDGSGLSGLTNGLSEGPGKETDAGETSEASEDAADSAAPMVAPPAAQIAETGKAEKGKDKPASR; from the coding sequence ATGGACCAACTCATAAGCATTTTGATTCTCGTCGGCATCGGCTTTGTCGCCCTGCTGGCAATCGGTTTGATCATTTCCCGGCTCTACCGCCGGTCTTCAAAGGAAGTCTCCTTCGTGCGGACCGGTTTCGGTGGCCAGCGCGTGATCATGAATGGCGGAACACTCGTTCTGCCGGTGCTGCACGATGTCATTCCCGTCAACATGAACACACTGCGCCTCGAGGTGCGCCGCTCGAACGACCAGGCCCTGATCACCAGGGATCGCATGCGCGTCGATGTTCTGGCGGAATTCTATGTCCGTGTTCAGCCGACCATCGAGTCCATTGCCAACGCCGCACAGACGCTGGGTCAGCGGACCATGAAACCCGAAGCCCTGCGCGAACTGGTCGAAGGCAAGTTCGTCGACGCCTTGCGCGCCGTTGCCGCTGAAATGGCGATGGAAGAGCTGCACGAGCAGCGCGTGAACTTCGTCCAGAAGGTGCAGGCTGCCGTTTCCGAAGACATTCTGAAAAACGGTCTCGAACTGGAATCCGTGTCGCTCACCGGCCTCGACCAGACCAACCGGGAATACTTCAACCCGGAAAATGCCTTTGACGCCGAAGGTCTGACCAAGCTGACCCAGGAGATCGAGGAGCGCCGCAAGAAGCGCAACGACATCGAACAGGAGACGGAAGTCCAGATTCAGCGCAAGAATCTCGAGGCGGAGCAGGAGCGTCTGCAGATCAGCCGCGAGGAAGAATTCGCCAAGCTCGAACAGCAGCGCGAAATCGAGATCCGCAGGGCCGAGCAGTCTTCTCTGATCGCCAAGCAGCAGGCGGAGCGCGAGCGCGAAGCCGAAGAAGCCAAGATCCTTGCAAGCCAGAAGGTCAAGGAAAAGGACATTGAATCCAACCAGGCCGTCACCGAGCGCCAGATCGCGATGGACCAGCAGGTCCGCGAGCGGGAGATATCCAAGGAGCGGACCGTCGAGGCGGCCAATGTCGACAAGCAGAAGCTGATCGAACTTGCAGAGCAAGATCGCGACATTGCCGTTGCCGCCAAGTCACGTGAAAAGTCCGAGGCGGAGGCCGAGGCGGACGAGGCAAGGGCGATTGCGGCGCGTGCGGCCGAACAGGTCGCGACCGCCCGGGAAACCGAGGTGGCGGAGCGCGACAAGCAGATCGAACTGATCGAAGCCCGCAAGGCAGCCGAAATGGACGCGGTCGCGGTCACCGTCGGTGCGGAAGCCCAGAAACAGGCGGCTGCCGATCATGCCGAGGCCGTCCGGATATCGGCGGAAGCCGAAGCTGCGAAGCTTCGCATCGAAGCGCAGGGTTCCGCTGAAGCCGACAAGCTCCGGGCGGAAGCCGAGAAGGCTCTCTACGAAGTGGAAGCCGCCGGTCAGCGCGCGATCAACGAAGCGGCCAATCTGTTGTCGCCGGATCAGATCGCGATGCAGGTTCGTGTCAAGCTTCTGGAGCAGCTGCCTGAGATCATTGCGGAAAGCGTCAAGCCGATGGAGCAGATCGACGGCATCAAGATCATCCAGGTCGATGGCATGACCGGAGGCGCTGGTGCGGCCGCCAGCGGCGTGGGCCCGAACGGGGGCGGAGGTGGAAACCTCGCCGATCAGATGGTCTCATCCGCGTTGAAGTACCGCTCCCAGGCTCCGCTGCTGGATGCCATGATGAAGGAAGTCGGCCTGGACGGGTCCGGTCTGTCCGGCCTGACGAATGGGCTTTCAGAGGGACCAGGCAAGGAAACGGACGCGGGTGAAACCAGCGAGGCATCTGAAGACGCTGCGGACTCGGCAGCTCCGATGGTCGCGCCTCCGGCCGCCCAGATTGCCGAAACCGGCAAGGCGGAAAAAGGCAAAGACAAGCCAGCATCTCGATAA
- a CDS encoding FMN-binding glutamate synthase family protein yields the protein MFAVNVHFFWPFLIVAALSLVGLYDLRQTRHAVLRNYPVSGHFRYIFEAIRPELRQYFFESNQDGKPFSRERRSMVYDRAKNIEDVLPFGTELDVYNDHYGWVNHSITPRHENHEELRVTIGGPDCTQPYSASLYNISAMSFGSLSGNAILALNKGAKAGHFYHDTGEGSVSRYHREGGGDLVWELGSGYFGCRTPEGKFDPEKFKAQAADPQIKMIEIKMSQGAKPGHGGVLPGAKVTEEIAEARGVPVGEDCISPASHSAFSTPIELLEFIRTLRDLSGGKPVGFKLCIGHRWEFMAIVKAMLKTGIKPDFIVVDGAEGGTGAAPIEFANRLGTPLLQGLLFVHNSLVATGIRDDIKLGASGKLISAFDISGTMCLGADWVNSARGFMFAVGCIQSQSCHTNRCPTGVATQDPKRQQALVVPDKAERVTNFHRNTLKSLMAFTAAAGLDHPSEFKPEHFFLRGGPREVMSANAAFTWLKKGALLDDVHDIPGYSAFWAMAEPESFQPTKSLDAARMLNHHRSHH from the coding sequence ATGTTCGCGGTCAACGTACATTTCTTCTGGCCTTTCCTGATCGTGGCGGCGCTATCGCTGGTCGGCCTTTACGACCTGCGGCAAACCAGGCATGCGGTCCTGAGGAACTACCCGGTTTCCGGCCATTTCCGGTATATTTTCGAAGCCATCAGACCGGAACTCAGACAGTATTTCTTTGAAAGCAACCAGGACGGAAAACCGTTTTCGCGCGAGCGCCGTTCGATGGTCTACGACCGCGCGAAAAACATCGAGGACGTCCTGCCCTTCGGAACCGAACTTGATGTCTACAACGATCATTACGGCTGGGTGAATCACTCCATCACGCCCAGGCACGAGAACCACGAAGAACTGCGCGTGACAATCGGCGGTCCGGACTGCACACAGCCCTACTCCGCATCTCTCTACAACATTTCGGCGATGAGCTTCGGCTCGCTGTCCGGAAATGCCATACTTGCGCTGAACAAGGGCGCAAAGGCCGGGCACTTCTATCATGACACCGGAGAAGGCAGTGTATCGCGGTATCACCGCGAAGGCGGCGGCGATCTCGTCTGGGAACTCGGCAGCGGTTACTTCGGCTGCCGCACGCCGGAGGGAAAATTCGATCCTGAGAAGTTCAAGGCGCAGGCGGCCGATCCCCAGATCAAGATGATCGAAATCAAGATGAGCCAGGGTGCGAAACCGGGACATGGCGGCGTGCTGCCCGGTGCCAAGGTAACGGAGGAAATCGCCGAGGCGCGGGGTGTTCCGGTCGGAGAGGATTGCATCTCCCCGGCGTCCCATTCCGCGTTCTCGACACCGATCGAGCTTCTGGAGTTCATCAGGACGCTACGCGACCTGTCCGGCGGGAAACCCGTCGGTTTCAAGCTCTGCATCGGTCACCGGTGGGAGTTCATGGCAATCGTCAAGGCGATGCTGAAAACCGGGATCAAGCCGGACTTCATCGTCGTGGACGGCGCAGAGGGCGGTACCGGCGCAGCGCCGATCGAATTTGCGAACCGGCTCGGGACCCCTCTGCTGCAAGGGCTTCTCTTCGTCCACAACAGCCTTGTGGCCACGGGCATACGCGACGACATCAAGCTGGGCGCCAGCGGCAAGCTCATCAGCGCCTTCGATATTTCAGGGACGATGTGCCTGGGCGCGGATTGGGTGAATTCCGCACGCGGGTTCATGTTCGCAGTCGGATGTATCCAGTCGCAGAGCTGCCACACCAACCGCTGCCCGACCGGTGTCGCCACGCAGGATCCAAAACGCCAGCAGGCGCTGGTGGTTCCGGACAAGGCAGAGCGCGTCACGAATTTTCACCGGAACACGCTGAAATCTCTCATGGCCTTCACTGCGGCTGCCGGCCTCGATCACCCGAGCGAGTTCAAGCCGGAACACTTCTTCCTGCGCGGCGGACCGCGTGAAGTCATGTCGGCGAATGCCGCCTTTACATGGCTCAAAAAAGGCGCCCTGCTCGACGACGTACACGACATACCAGGCTACTCGGCCTTCTGGGCGATGGCGGAGCCGGAGAGCTTCCAACCGACAAAGTCACTCGATGCGGCAAGGATGCTGAATCATCACCGATCGCATCACTGA